A stretch of Lactiplantibacillus brownii DNA encodes these proteins:
- a CDS encoding Hsp20/alpha crystallin family protein: MANEMMNRNGFGMLDPFERMAQRFWAPFDDGEQALKTDISETDDQYQVKVDVPGIDKQDVKLAYRDNLLSIKVQKHSFVDHGDQAQNVVMNERREGTLQRDYMLPDVEADQIKATQTAGVLTITLPKSKQAIADNGKIEIN, from the coding sequence ATGGCTAATGAAATGATGAATCGGAATGGTTTTGGAATGTTAGATCCTTTTGAACGCATGGCACAACGTTTCTGGGCACCTTTTGATGATGGTGAACAGGCGTTAAAGACTGATATTAGTGAAACTGATGACCAGTATCAAGTTAAAGTCGATGTGCCTGGTATTGATAAGCAAGATGTTAAGTTAGCTTATCGCGATAATTTACTTTCAATTAAAGTTCAGAAGCACAGTTTCGTTGATCATGGTGACCAAGCACAAAATGTGGTCATGAATGAGCGTCGCGAAGGCACGTTGCAACGTGATTATATGTTACCAGATGTAGAAGCTGATCAAATCAAAGCAACCCAAACGGCTGGTGTTTTGACGATTACGTTGCCAAAGTCCAAGCAAGCGATTGCGGACAACGGCAAGATTGAAATTAATTAA
- a CDS encoding NADPH-dependent FMN reductase, producing the protein MKNISIILGSTRQGALGRYLFNYLQQLVATQPKSAVQFTFLDLATYQLPFFSEALPPMANPQRTLPANQQRWVDDMAAADGYVFLTPEYNHAEPAVLKNALDFLGFEMQRKPGKIISYADNMRGGQFGAAALVPILQRLGVLVLPKPTPVGNVQETLQADGQPIPAAPLAPRYHKGLTAALAEISYYTTLLTDHPFPNH; encoded by the coding sequence ATGAAAAACATTTCAATTATCTTAGGTAGTACACGGCAAGGCGCTTTAGGACGCTACCTATTTAACTATTTACAACAATTAGTGGCTACGCAACCTAAATCAGCCGTTCAATTCACCTTTTTAGACTTGGCCACTTATCAGTTACCGTTTTTTTCGGAAGCACTCCCACCGATGGCTAATCCACAGAGAACGCTACCAGCCAATCAGCAGCGTTGGGTCGACGACATGGCCGCCGCGGATGGTTATGTCTTTTTAACACCAGAATATAATCATGCTGAACCAGCCGTTTTGAAAAATGCATTGGATTTTCTTGGCTTCGAGATGCAGCGCAAACCTGGAAAGATTATTTCTTATGCCGATAATATGCGCGGTGGCCAGTTTGGTGCCGCGGCGCTCGTCCCAATTCTGCAACGTTTGGGCGTGCTTGTCTTACCAAAGCCCACGCCAGTCGGAAATGTTCAGGAAACGTTACAGGCTGATGGTCAACCAATACCGGCTGCCCCATTGGCACCACGCTACCATAAAGGTCTGACTGCTGCCTTGGCAGAGATCAGCTACTACACCACCTTGCTAACCGATCACCCCTTCCCCAATCACTGA
- a CDS encoding accessory gene regulator B family protein, producing the protein MRYLSIVLVDLLIKNSPSWWGKRGLLVYSFELLLDRITMFGCIIVFSILTNTVLDGMVVFISMTIFRNLFPGFHFKHFFTCIIFSLSLFYLAVGMVVFAPDILLMKLLYVLFVFDIGVLLFIKIKQNYVKVISFCILFLMISIAYLYYSLVPYLFLISLSLCYSLLMFLFNISMVKRSSEQK; encoded by the coding sequence ATGAGATACTTATCCATTGTTTTAGTTGACTTACTAATCAAGAATAGTCCTAGCTGGTGGGGAAAAAGAGGACTATTAGTTTATTCTTTTGAATTACTCTTAGATAGAATAACCATGTTTGGTTGTATAATTGTCTTTTCTATTTTAACTAATACAGTACTCGATGGAATGGTCGTATTTATTTCAATGACAATTTTTAGAAATCTTTTCCCGGGATTTCACTTCAAACATTTTTTTACTTGCATAATTTTTTCACTGTCCTTATTCTATCTAGCTGTGGGAATGGTAGTCTTTGCACCAGATATTCTTTTGATGAAACTACTATATGTATTGTTTGTTTTTGACATTGGTGTATTACTCTTTATAAAGATAAAACAAAACTACGTTAAAGTTATTTCATTTTGTATTCTATTCCTGATGATATCTATCGCATATTTATATTATTCACTTGTGCCTTATTTATTTTTGATTAGTTTATCACTATGTTACTCACTACTGATGTTTTTGTTTAACATCAGTATGGTGAAACGCAGTTCAGAACAAAAGTAG
- a CDS encoding efflux RND transporter periplasmic adaptor subunit: MKKRRSWSLVLIIASLIILTVVCVFYLHKENTSKVAYKPNLITIKSMPDLTESGKVYAKKVQQLKIPDGTISQINIKNGQSVIKNDIVLTTHDEKAESQLSSIEQKIQRNQRSILSQDTLVTVLQRKLTSSENSNDELKLQLVQEQNNLEDLQGDLALLQSKYNEVSSKINQTLVAPFDGIINLNDTKTGKPELILHSQGLEIHTTISEYDYTKATVDNKVKIFTLSDRTEKVGKIQFISKTPSDTNKKNFSLYNMVVQTHDNFMEGQSVSVSIPQSGYKVPLKSIQKKKDNYYIYKIDKYDVAHRIRVNITKKDSFYIVNSGLKPGDVIIADPTNKLSDGTEVKSS; this comes from the coding sequence TTGAAAAAAAGAAGATCATGGTCGTTAGTTCTAATTATTGCATCGTTAATAATTCTTACTGTAGTTTGTGTTTTCTACTTGCACAAAGAAAACACATCGAAAGTAGCTTACAAGCCCAATTTAATAACTATAAAGAGCATGCCTGACTTAACTGAGTCTGGGAAAGTATATGCGAAAAAGGTTCAACAGTTAAAAATACCCGATGGCACAATTTCACAAATTAATATAAAGAATGGTCAGTCTGTTATTAAAAATGATATCGTGCTTACCACACATGATGAAAAAGCAGAGAGTCAGTTATCTTCAATAGAGCAAAAAATTCAAAGAAACCAGAGATCAATTTTATCTCAAGATACATTAGTTACTGTCCTTCAAAGAAAATTAACTTCGTCAGAAAATAGTAACGACGAATTAAAATTACAGTTAGTACAAGAACAGAATAACTTAGAGGACTTACAAGGCGATTTAGCGTTACTTCAGAGTAAATACAATGAAGTAAGCAGTAAAATTAATCAAACTCTTGTAGCACCTTTTGATGGCATAATAAATTTAAATGATACTAAAACGGGAAAGCCAGAGTTGATCCTTCACTCTCAGGGGTTAGAGATTCACACAACTATTTCAGAATATGACTATACTAAAGCAACTGTAGATAATAAAGTTAAGATTTTTACTTTATCAGATAGAACAGAAAAAGTAGGAAAAATACAATTTATTTCAAAGACCCCTAGTGATACAAATAAAAAGAATTTCTCTTTATACAATATGGTAGTACAAACCCATGATAATTTTATGGAAGGACAAAGCGTTAGTGTATCGATTCCGCAAAGCGGATATAAGGTCCCCTTAAAAAGTATACAGAAAAAAAAGGACAACTATTATATATATAAAATTGATAAATATGATGTTGCCCACAGGATAAGGGTAAACATTACCAAAAAGGATTCGTTTTATATAGTAAATAGTGGCTTGAAACCTGGTGATGTTATTATAGCTGATCCAACAAATAAGCTCTCTGATGGAACTGAGGTAAAGTCATCATGA
- a CDS encoding ABC transporter ATP-binding protein, with protein MISIKNLNKYYKQGNNSVHILKDISFDVTAGEFVSIMGPSGSGKSTLINIIGFLDDSFKGSYSFKDQETSVLNKASRSNLRNRSVGFIFQNFKLINNLTVAENIALPLLYRGAPHLEIEQRTNEILEKVNLLKFKEEYPLMLSGGQQQRVSIARALINNPKFLIADEPTGALDSITSQDILNIFIRLNRIGTTIIMVTHDKKVAEKSQRILHIVDGSINSDRRLL; from the coding sequence ATGATTTCTATTAAGAACTTGAATAAGTACTATAAACAAGGAAATAATTCAGTACACATCTTGAAAGACATTTCTTTTGATGTTACCGCTGGAGAGTTTGTTTCTATTATGGGACCATCTGGTTCAGGTAAATCCACACTAATAAATATTATTGGGTTTTTAGACGATAGTTTTAAGGGCTCCTATTCTTTTAAAGACCAAGAAACTAGTGTGCTAAACAAAGCTAGTAGATCTAATTTAAGAAATAGGAGTGTTGGCTTTATTTTTCAGAACTTTAAACTCATAAATAATCTTACCGTAGCTGAAAATATTGCGTTGCCGTTGTTGTATAGAGGTGCACCCCATTTGGAAATAGAACAACGTACAAATGAAATTCTGGAAAAGGTAAATTTACTGAAATTCAAAGAAGAATACCCTTTAATGCTATCTGGTGGTCAACAACAACGGGTATCGATTGCCAGAGCGCTTATTAATAATCCTAAATTCTTAATTGCAGATGAACCAACCGGTGCCCTTGATTCTATTACATCCCAAGATATTCTTAATATTTTTATCCGGTTAAACCGTATAGGTACCACAATTATCATGGTTACTCATGATAAAAAGGTTGCTGAAAAAAGTCAACGTATTCTACATATTGTTGATGGTTCTATAAATAGTGATAGGAGGCTGTTATGA
- a CDS encoding ABC transporter permease: MTHIDTFSTALRSLKSHPKRSFLTILGIVIGVAAVIAIISLGNGLKSATLRNLQTTHSGQQTAEISYTSNDYENKDNGFDNGDITLLLNTSSLHLNKVKLINEDGVKTPASMNVDLNGKEVEKAVKFVKKSNLILLAGRQITISDNNLRNNVVLINEKTSNLYFINSKTALHNNIDVEGTSYRIIGVFKNIDSIDETSTDMVIPRASFNENKKTTGSNKIKIIFDNGINVNRTSKKASNLLNKKGSHKYVGSYTYTNLGAILEGIGSVIKGLTYFISAIAGISLFIAGIGVMNMMYISVSERTQEIGIRLAIGATRQNIMEQFLLEAIILTSLGGVLGLVIGGTVAYSISLFLPFRAVITLGSVVLAVGVSTIVGLIFGLLPAKQASNQNLIDVLR, from the coding sequence ATGACTCACATAGACACGTTTTCAACTGCATTGAGATCTTTGAAGAGTCATCCAAAGAGAAGCTTTTTGACCATTCTAGGAATAGTGATTGGTGTGGCAGCAGTTATTGCAATAATTTCATTAGGAAACGGGTTAAAAAGTGCAACATTAAGAAACCTGCAAACAACGCATTCTGGGCAACAAACTGCAGAAATAAGCTATACATCTAACGACTATGAGAATAAAGATAATGGCTTTGACAACGGCGATATTACGCTGTTACTCAATACTTCCTCCTTACATTTAAACAAAGTTAAACTTATAAATGAAGATGGTGTAAAAACACCTGCCAGTATGAATGTGGATTTAAATGGAAAGGAAGTAGAAAAAGCTGTTAAATTTGTCAAAAAAAGCAATCTAATTCTCCTAGCTGGAAGGCAAATAACGATAAGTGATAATAATTTAAGAAACAATGTAGTCCTAATTAATGAAAAAACAAGTAATCTATATTTTATAAATAGCAAGACAGCATTACACAACAACATAGACGTTGAAGGCACTAGTTATAGAATAATTGGAGTGTTTAAAAACATAGATTCTATCGATGAAACGTCTACAGACATGGTTATTCCGCGAGCATCTTTCAATGAAAACAAAAAAACTACCGGCAGTAATAAGATCAAAATAATATTTGATAATGGTATCAATGTTAATAGAACAAGTAAAAAAGCATCTAATTTGTTAAATAAGAAAGGTAGTCATAAGTATGTGGGAAGTTATACCTATACAAATTTAGGGGCCATTTTAGAAGGTATAGGATCAGTTATAAAGGGACTAACGTATTTTATTAGTGCCATTGCAGGAATATCTTTATTTATCGCAGGAATTGGGGTAATGAATATGATGTATATATCTGTTTCTGAGAGAACACAAGAGATTGGAATACGATTGGCTATTGGTGCGACACGTCAGAATATTATGGAGCAATTTTTGTTAGAGGCAATAATACTGACCAGCCTAGGTGGTGTTTTAGGGTTAGTTATAGGTGGCACTGTTGCATATAGCATTTCATTATTCTTGCCCTTTCGAGCCGTTATTACCCTTGGGTCAGTTGTATTGGCTGTAGGAGTGTCAACAATTGTAGGATTGATTTTTGGGCTATTACCAGCTAAACAAGCTTCTAACCAGAACTTAATCGATGTACTTAGATAA
- a CDS encoding ATP-binding cassette domain-containing protein produces MGNKLSIYLRNVRYKNNSLVVLKTIDINIKNFGLYQIKGPNGVGKTTFFKTLNGELFPEESNICIKNSKINIFKSNRIILFDSDFTGYLYLTPLEYIEILASVFGLNIDKPVFDSLYRSSGLSAYESYFIKDLSQGNKQKLAAILPCIFNLEFILLDESFEHMDTESKGIFLNWIKNNRAEKWIFVISHNDTFDELEPATLLLNNNGELTYAE; encoded by the coding sequence ATGGGAAACAAGTTATCTATCTATTTAAGAAATGTGAGATATAAAAATAATAGTTTGGTCGTCCTGAAAACGATTGATATCAACATAAAAAATTTCGGGCTTTATCAAATCAAGGGACCTAACGGTGTTGGTAAAACGACATTCTTCAAGACTCTAAATGGTGAACTTTTCCCTGAAGAATCAAATATATGTATAAAAAATTCCAAAATTAATATTTTTAAATCTAATAGAATAATATTATTTGATAGTGACTTTACAGGGTATTTATATTTAACGCCACTAGAATATATAGAAATACTGGCCAGTGTATTTGGTCTAAATATAGATAAACCAGTTTTTGATTCCTTGTATAGATCTTCAGGGCTATCTGCTTATGAAAGCTATTTTATTAAGGATTTGTCTCAAGGTAATAAGCAGAAATTAGCCGCAATATTACCTTGTATTTTCAACCTTGAATTTATTTTGCTAGACGAATCGTTTGAACATATGGATACAGAATCTAAAGGGATATTTTTAAATTGGATTAAAAATAATAGAGCTGAAAAGTGGATTTTCGTTATTTCGCATAATGATACTTTTGATGAATTGGAACCAGCTACCCTTCTACTTAATAATAATGGGGAACTTACTTATGCTGAATAA
- a CDS encoding glycoside hydrolase family 1 protein: MTTAFPKGFLWGGATAANQIEGAWNVDGKGPSTADMVTGGTFETPRHYTATIQPNTYYPSHQASDFYHHWREDLKLLHEMGYNTYRLSIAWSRIFPNGDDETPNQAGLDFYRQIFEQCRDYGIEPIVTISHYETPYHLTQKYHGWLDRRVIDFYVKYCKTIFLAYKDLVHYWLTFNEINILIMMGGGYVGAGLPLKDGDPMFGGKMTDATRQDCFQALHHQFLASAKAVQLAHRINSDNWVGCMIAGSLSYPLTPAPADVLLNQQEMAMNNWFCGDVQVRGAYPYFAKHYFDEHHIHLQTAPEDTAILKAGKVDFYSFSYYSSNTRTADPTKAESAGNMTIGAKNPYLKYSEWGWSTDATGLRVYLNAVYGRYGIPVMVVENGLGARDEVTADGQINDDYRISYLKEHIEAMHAAIDDGVDLIGYTPWGCIDLVSAGTGQMAKRYGFIYVNRDDQQQGDFKRLPKKSFYWYKQVIASNGADLSTTVTKN, translated from the coding sequence ATGACAACAGCATTTCCCAAGGGCTTTTTATGGGGCGGCGCGACCGCAGCAAATCAGATTGAGGGCGCTTGGAACGTTGACGGTAAAGGCCCCAGTACCGCGGACATGGTGACTGGTGGGACTTTTGAAACGCCGCGTCACTATACGGCGACGATTCAACCCAACACGTATTATCCATCGCATCAAGCGAGTGATTTTTATCACCATTGGCGTGAAGACTTAAAATTATTGCATGAAATGGGCTACAACACTTATCGGCTATCAATTGCTTGGTCACGGATCTTTCCAAATGGCGATGATGAAACGCCTAACCAGGCTGGGTTGGACTTCTATCGGCAAATCTTTGAACAATGCCGTGATTATGGCATTGAACCAATTGTGACGATCTCACATTATGAAACACCGTATCATCTAACCCAAAAGTATCATGGCTGGTTGGATCGGCGGGTGATCGATTTTTATGTGAAATATTGTAAGACGATTTTCTTAGCCTATAAAGATCTTGTTCATTATTGGCTGACCTTTAATGAGATTAATATTTTAATCATGATGGGTGGAGGCTATGTTGGCGCAGGTCTACCATTAAAAGATGGTGATCCCATGTTTGGCGGTAAGATGACGGATGCTACGCGTCAAGACTGTTTCCAAGCATTACACCATCAATTTTTAGCCAGTGCCAAAGCGGTTCAGCTGGCGCACCGCATCAATTCAGATAATTGGGTCGGTTGTATGATTGCTGGGAGCTTGAGCTATCCATTAACGCCAGCACCGGCAGATGTGCTATTGAATCAACAAGAAATGGCGATGAATAATTGGTTCTGTGGTGATGTGCAAGTTCGTGGCGCTTATCCATATTTCGCCAAGCATTATTTTGATGAACATCATATTCACCTGCAAACGGCACCAGAAGATACTGCGATACTGAAAGCGGGCAAAGTTGATTTTTACTCGTTTAGTTATTATTCTTCCAATACCCGAACGGCTGATCCAACTAAAGCTGAGTCGGCTGGTAATATGACAATTGGTGCGAAGAATCCCTATTTGAAATATAGCGAATGGGGCTGGAGTACAGATGCCACTGGATTGCGGGTTTACTTGAACGCCGTCTATGGTCGTTATGGCATTCCCGTTATGGTGGTTGAAAATGGCTTAGGTGCACGGGATGAAGTGACTGCCGATGGGCAGATTAATGACGATTATCGAATCTCATATTTGAAAGAACATATCGAAGCGATGCACGCTGCGATTGATGACGGGGTGGACCTGATTGGGTATACGCCCTGGGGTTGCATCGATTTGGTGTCAGCGGGAACTGGTCAAATGGCTAAACGCTATGGTTTCATCTACGTCAACCGTGATGATCAACAGCAAGGTGACTTTAAACGGTTACCTAAAAAGAGTTTTTACTGGTACAAGCAAGTTATTGCATCGAATGGTGCAGATTTAAGTACTACGGTAACTAAAAATTAA
- a CDS encoding uberolysin/carnocyclin family circular bacteriocin, with protein sequence MLAELTGVGISSGIAATIIDWINAGLTVGTILTLISGVASGGSWLLAGAKTALKSGGKKAAIAW encoded by the coding sequence ATGTTAGCTGAACTTACAGGTGTTGGAATTAGTTCTGGAATTGCGGCAACAATTATTGATTGGATCAATGCGGGGTTAACGGTAGGTACTATTTTAACTTTAATTAGTGGTGTTGCATCAGGTGGCTCATGGCTTCTTGCCGGTGCTAAAACAGCACTTAAATCTGGTGGTAAAAAAGCTGCAATTGCTTGGTAA
- a CDS encoding MarR family winged helix-turn-helix transcriptional regulator, with translation MTGTLITQLMTELNGFITQDRLNDREKQWAINQVSDAQLQAQLKQLSTTDIKIIAQLAQADSTRAKALPQPTALSQATISRGLTKLAKLGLVVKFRSLKNNKEILVRLTPAGQQVAELHVKLDAAIAAKAQVIAADYSPTELARFVELMHRISQIKP, from the coding sequence ATGACAGGCACCTTAATAACACAACTTATGACCGAATTAAATGGTTTCATCACGCAAGATAGGTTGAATGACCGCGAGAAGCAGTGGGCGATCAACCAAGTTAGCGATGCCCAGCTACAAGCGCAATTAAAGCAGCTTTCGACGACCGATATCAAGATTATTGCCCAGTTAGCCCAAGCGGATTCGACACGCGCCAAAGCCCTACCACAGCCAACGGCGCTCTCACAGGCGACGATCTCACGGGGACTCACCAAGTTAGCAAAATTGGGCTTAGTCGTTAAGTTTCGCAGCCTGAAAAATAATAAAGAGATCCTCGTGCGGCTAACCCCCGCTGGTCAGCAAGTGGCCGAGCTACATGTGAAGTTGGACGCGGCCATCGCAGCCAAGGCTCAGGTCATTGCTGCAGACTATTCACCGACCGAATTGGCGCGATTTGTTGAGCTGATGCACCGAATTAGTCAAATAAAGCCGTAA
- a CDS encoding PspC domain-containing protein: MKINIHRSRHDRVIAGVIGGIAEHFDWNTNLARLIFVILAITPMFPGIIAYLILWLIMKDPIEN, from the coding sequence ATGAAAATTAACATTCATCGTTCACGTCATGATCGCGTTATCGCTGGTGTCATTGGTGGTATTGCCGAACATTTTGACTGGAACACTAACTTAGCACGTTTGATTTTTGTCATTTTAGCGATTACACCAATGTTTCCTGGGATTATCGCTTATCTGATACTCTGGCTGATTATGAAAGATCCAATTGAAAATTAA
- a CDS encoding cyclic lactone autoinducer peptide translates to MLGKLKHNVLQLSLRLAANSLCVWFAYTPQKPDELKKYNIWNKQGHK, encoded by the coding sequence ATGTTAGGAAAATTAAAACATAATGTACTTCAATTATCGCTAAGACTTGCAGCAAATTCATTGTGTGTATGGTTTGCCTACACACCCCAAAAGCCTGATGAGCTTAAAAAATATAACATTTGGAACAAGCAAGGTCATAAATAA
- a CDS encoding SH3 domain-containing protein, with amino-acid sequence MNFKSRKQLNFDESERFKLYKSGKLWLVTGLTFFSFLGGALISNPTIHADVTATVKTTSSESSSSATSSSANSVNTYSNAASQDSTTNTSSATNTSTSDATNTNSTNDSTKSTTVTSGSSSQASTSSSTTNTSAASEASTSTATSATTSSAATSTSSASEATSSAATSSTVSSEATSSAATSSVTSSVSASSTVTSSASAATTVAPVASRIMAVAESLPVEDTWTIGDTTRPTVDAVDVSSYQADMTQSDFNTLKSLGVKTVIVKATEGTTYTNPAAVSEAKMADQAGLNVDFYHYADFTTSTEATAEASNLVNFLTTNNVSKQVLIFADMESSTATASIASSLNTFWSALTAAGYTNHGVYTFKDYQYANAVAATVGNSRVWMAQYPYTPTNTTRWNSDMGAWQFSSKATLPSGSTYTGDIDVSIDYTGLLSDSAGTATFGNSSTTNTGTPTNTSTNTSTNSGDTINTGTTVKAESGTYKFTGTTAIKSAASDSAATVGTYYKGSTVRYNAKVTANGETWLRYLAASGAQRFVKIAASTSSSTSSNTSTSSETIKATTGTYKFTGTTAIKSAASDSASTVGTYYKGSTVRYDAQITKNGETWLRYLAASGAQRYVKIAGAKTTTSTSTNNSSASSETIKSETGVYKFTGTTAIKSAANDSASTVGTYYKGSTVRYDAKITKNGQTWLRYLAASGAQRYVKISGTTTTSSASTTNNTSETVQAATGTYKFTGTTAIKSAASDSASTVGTYYQGSTVRYNAKITKNGQTWLRYLAASGAQRYVKVSGATTTTSTKASSTTTSNKSGYYTFKTNTNIRTGASLNASIVGEYYTGDSVHYLGTVSADGYQWMKYLATSGSYRYVAIVD; translated from the coding sequence ATGAATTTTAAATCACGAAAGCAGCTTAATTTCGATGAGTCAGAAAGATTTAAGCTCTATAAATCTGGTAAACTTTGGCTCGTTACCGGCCTCACATTTTTCTCATTTTTAGGTGGTGCTCTGATTAGTAACCCGACGATCCACGCTGACGTAACCGCCACAGTAAAGACAACGTCCAGTGAATCCAGCAGCAGTGCTACCAGCTCATCAGCAAACAGTGTTAATACATATAGCAACGCTGCAAGTCAAGATAGTACTACTAATACAAGTAGCGCTACCAACACCAGCACTAGCGATGCCACTAACACTAATTCAACCAATGACAGTACCAAAAGTACCACTGTAACTAGTGGTTCCAGTTCTCAAGCATCGACTAGTTCTAGTACCACTAATACTTCTGCTGCAAGTGAAGCCAGCACGTCCACTGCCACCAGTGCTACGACTTCTAGTGCCGCAACTAGTACGTCGAGTGCCAGTGAAGCAACCAGTTCGGCTGCCACTAGCTCAACGGTCTCTAGTGAAGCAACTAGTTCTGCTGCTACTAGCTCAGTCACGTCCAGTGTATCCGCTAGCTCAACTGTAACTAGCAGTGCCAGTGCCGCCACGACGGTTGCCCCAGTGGCTAGCCGCATCATGGCGGTCGCAGAATCTTTACCTGTTGAAGATACTTGGACGATTGGTGATACGACTCGTCCAACGGTTGACGCTGTGGATGTCTCCTCTTATCAAGCTGATATGACCCAATCCGACTTCAACACTTTGAAATCCTTAGGGGTTAAAACGGTTATCGTTAAAGCAACTGAAGGAACCACTTATACAAACCCAGCAGCCGTTAGCGAAGCTAAAATGGCTGACCAAGCTGGTTTAAATGTTGATTTCTATCATTATGCTGACTTTACTACTAGCACGGAAGCCACTGCCGAAGCGTCTAATTTGGTCAACTTCTTGACGACGAATAACGTTTCTAAGCAAGTGCTGATCTTCGCGGATATGGAATCTTCAACTGCGACCGCTAGCATCGCCTCTAGCTTGAACACTTTCTGGTCCGCTTTAACTGCTGCTGGTTATACTAATCATGGTGTTTATACTTTCAAAGATTATCAATATGCCAATGCAGTTGCAGCCACAGTTGGTAATTCACGTGTTTGGATGGCACAATATCCTTATACACCAACGAACACCACCCGTTGGAATTCAGATATGGGTGCTTGGCAATTTTCTTCAAAAGCAACTTTGCCTTCAGGTTCAACTTATACCGGCGATATTGATGTCAGCATCGACTACACTGGTTTGTTGAGCGACAGCGCTGGCACGGCAACATTTGGCAATAGTAGTACCACTAACACTGGTACCCCTACAAATACCAGCACGAACACCAGCACAAATTCCGGTGACACAATCAATACTGGGACCACAGTTAAAGCTGAATCTGGGACCTATAAATTTACCGGGACTACCGCTATCAAGTCAGCAGCTAGTGATTCAGCGGCAACTGTTGGGACTTATTACAAAGGTAGTACCGTTCGTTACAATGCTAAAGTGACTGCTAATGGTGAAACTTGGTTACGTTACCTCGCAGCTAGTGGCGCGCAACGTTTTGTTAAAATTGCCGCTTCAACCAGTAGCTCAACTTCAAGTAACACTAGCACGTCTAGTGAAACGATCAAAGCAACGACTGGGACTTACAAGTTCACTGGTACAACGGCGATCAAATCGGCTGCCAGTGACTCAGCCTCAACTGTTGGGACTTACTACAAAGGCAGTACCGTTCGTTACGATGCTCAAATCACCAAAAATGGTGAAACTTGGCTACGTTATTTAGCTGCTAGTGGCGCACAACGCTACGTTAAGATTGCTGGCGCTAAAACAACTACTTCAACCTCAACTAATAATTCCAGCGCTTCAAGCGAAACAATCAAGTCTGAAACTGGGGTCTACAAGTTCACTGGCACGACGGCAATCAAGTCCGCTGCTAATGATTCAGCTTCAACTGTTGGGACTTACTACAAGGGTAGTACCGTTCGCTACGATGCTAAGATCACTAAGAATGGTCAAACTTGGTTACGTTATTTAGCTGCTAGTGGCGCACAACGTTACGTCAAGATCAGTGGCACCACGACTACCAGCTCAGCTTCAACGACTAACAACACTAGTGAAACGGTTCAAGCGGCTACTGGGACTTACAAGTTTACCGGCACCACCGCGATTAAATCGGCTGCTAGTGACTCAGCCTCAACTGTTGGGACTTATTACCAAGGCAGTACCGTTCGTTACAATGCTAAGATCACTAAAAATGGTCAAACTTGGCTACGTTATTTAGCTGCCAGTGGTGCACAACGTTACGTCAAAGTTAGTGGCGCAACGACTACGACCAGCACTAAAGCCAGTTCAACCACGACATCAAACAAGTCTGGGTATTACACGTTTAAGACCAACACTAATATCCGAACTGGTGCAAGTCTAAATGCTTCAATCGTCGGCGAATATTACACTGGTGATTCAGTTCATTACCTTGGCACCGTTTCTGCAGACGGTTATCAATGGATGAAATATTTAGCTACTTCAGGCAGCTATCGTTATGTTGCCATCGTTGACTAA